The Podospora pseudocomata strain CBS 415.72m chromosome 3, whole genome shotgun sequence genome window below encodes:
- a CDS encoding hypothetical protein (COG:A; EggNog:ENOG503Q3BW), giving the protein MEHLSIHDHQHGPPPPGMMPQPPQHPGGPVPQGMMPPGLGRPPQPQQLPAQMFTTAAQLLDLTDKKLLISLRDGRKLIGILRSWDQFANLVLQSTKERIFVPPVLSEKEPTGIFADIDRGTFLVRGENVLLLGEIDLDKDDDAPPGYQLADIKMVEKLARERKKEEKVKEKKKTKMLGKEGFEGENLGEMPLI; this is encoded by the exons ATGGAGCACCTCTCAATACATGACCACCAACAcggccctcccccccctggAATGATGCCgcaaccacctcaacatccaGGCGGCCCTGTACCCCAGGGCATGATGCCCCCGGGACTCGGccgccctccccagccccagcagTTGCCAGCCCAGATGTTTACCACTGCTGCTCAGCTGTTGGATCTCACAGATA AAAAACTCCTGATCTCCCTCCGCGACGGCCGTAAATTGATAGGCATCCTCCGCAGCTGGGATCAATTTG ccaacctcgtcctccaatCCACAAAAGAGCGCATCTTCGTCCCCCCCGTCCTCTCGGAAAAAGAGCCAACCGGCATCTTCGCCGACATCGACCGGGGTACGTTCCTAGTCAGAGGCGAGAACGTCTTGTTGCTTGGAGAAATCGATCTCGACAAGGACGACGATGCGCCCCCGGGGTATCAGCTGGCCGACATAAAGATGGTGGAGAAGCTcgcgagggagaggaagaaggaagagaaggtcaaggaaaagaagaagaccaagatgctggggaaggagggctttgagggggagaatTTGGGGGAGATGCCGCTCATCTAa
- a CDS encoding hypothetical protein (EggNog:ENOG503NZE6), with translation MRALHLIVAFFCLAEAKGISVEQRRKVVQSFSVRRNASSDTTPLQVGNGNFAFGADITGLQTFKPFAIMNTWGWHNFSLPTTPGQTSVEDYTGLEWWTHGRLVRYEQPNPTQNDISNWLRENPHRLNLANVGLHFGGHDVVESDLEEKTQELDMWSGRLTSSSRFNGSKIVVQTWADSDSDIVAVQVQSSLLKRGDLGLFLDFPYPDKEKFNAPFVGHFNLASKHKTTLKQLSPQSAQIKHTLDGTTYYTMIQWEGSEATITGPLDGTHRYVLAPKSSSKIQLVISFSPTPNFSSKKASYRQITTASRNWWKNYWTKGAFIDLTPVHSDPRALELQRRIIHSQYLTAVNSASDFPPQESGLVNNGWHGKFHLEMNLWHTLPFARWNHLDLFHRSLPHLYNQLLPSSLSRAEKQGYNGARWGKMTDPLTGRSSPGEINSLLIWQQPHPMFFAETDYLSHPNNLTTLQKWDAILTETANFMADFAWFNSSTKVYDLGPPLYPVSENTNPNITLNPTFELAYWRFGLDVATKWKARLNQTSPKIWGIVRDNLAPLPVVNNTYATYEGIPNMWIAAETTFDHPAQAGIFGLLPPSPQVDLTVVNNTARKIKETWRLNESYGWDFAMLAMNSLRLGDVEQAVEYLLHPIFKFDDAGYAVGGERVPTPYFPNSAGLLMAVGMMAGGWVDDEGVKLPEQWVREGARAEGFVVAL, from the exons ATGCGAGCTCTCCATCTTATCGTTGCCTTCTTTTGCCTGGCTGAGGCGAAGGGGATTTCTGTTGAGCAAAGACGCAAAGTAGTGCAGTCCTTCAGTGTACGCCGAAATGCAAGTTCTGATACAACCCCGTTGCAAGTCGGAAATGGAAACTTTGCCTTCGGGGCCGACATTACCGGGCTCCAAACCTTCAAGCCCTTTGCTATCATGAACACTTGGGGATGGCACAACTTCAgccttcccaccaccccagggCAGACTTCTGTAGAAG ACTACACCGGCTTGGAATGGTGGACGCATGGAAGACTGGTCCGCTATGAACagccaaacccaacccaaaacGACATCTCGAACTGGCTGAGAGAGAACCCTCATAGGCTCAACCTCGCCAATGTCGGACTACACTTTGGTGGTCATGATGTTGTCGAAAGTGATCTGGAGGAAAAGACCCAGGAGCTAGACATGTGGTCGGGAAGACTGACCTCATCTTCCAGATTCAATGGGTCAAAGATTGTAGTTCAGACATGGGCCGATTCGGACTCTGACATTGTTGCTGTTCAGGTTCAGTCATCACTCTTGAAAAGGGGAGATCTTGGTCTATTTCTGGACTTTCCCTACCCAGACAAGGAAAAGTTCAATGCTCCTTTTGTTGGACACTTCAATCTAGCCTCCAAACACAAGACGACTTTGAAGCAGCTTTCGCCTCAAAGTGCCCAGATCAAGCACACATTGGACGGCACCACATACTATACGATGATTCAATGGGAAGGCAGTGAAGCAACCATCACCGGACCCCTGGACGGAACTCATCGCTACGTCCTCGCCCCTAAATCATCCTCCAAGATCCAACTCGTCATCTCCTTCTCACCGACACCCAACTTTTCCAGCAAGAAAGCCAGCTACCGGCAAATCACTACCGCCTCTCGCAACTGGTGGAAAAACTACTGGACCAAAGGCGCCTTCATCGACCTCACCCCCGTCCACTCCGACCCCCGCGCCCTCGAACTCCAACGCCGCATCATCCACTCCCAATACCTCACAGCAGTCAACTCAGCCTCCGATTTCCCCCCGCAAGAATCCGGCCTAGTCAACAACGGCTGGCACGGCAAATTCCACCTCGAGATGAACCTCTGgcacaccctccccttcgccCGCTGGAACCACCTTGACCTCTTCCaccgctccctcccccacctctacaaccaactcctcccctccagcctCTCCCGCGCAGAAAAGCAAGGCTACAACGGAGCCCGCTGGGGCAAAATGACCGACCCCCTCACCGGCCGGTCATCCCCGGGGGAAATaaactccctcctcatctggcAGCAGCCTCACCCAATGTTTTTTGCGGAGACAGACTACCTTtcccaccccaacaacctcaccaccctccagaAATGGGACGCCATCCTGACAGAAACGGCGAATTTCATGGCGGACTTTGCCTGgttcaactcctccaccaaagtcTACGACCTCGGCCCTCCGTTGTATCCCGTGTCGGAGAATACCAACCCTAATATTACCCTCAACCCTACTTTTGAGCTCGCCTACTGGAGGTTTGGTCTTGATGTTGCGACGAAGTGGAAAGCGAGACTGAACCAGACGTCGCCAAAGATTTGGGGTATTGTCAGGGATAATTTAGCTCCCCTGCCAGTCGTCAACAACACTTACGCTACTTATGAAGGGATCCCAAACATGTGGATTGCCGCCGAGACAACGTTTGACCACCCTGCTCAGGCTGGGATATTTGGTCTCCTTCCCCCGTCACCGCAGGTGGACCTCACGGTAGTCAACAACACGGCtcgcaagatcaaggagacgTGGAGACTGAATGAGAGCTACGGGTGGGATTTCGCAATGTTGGCTATGAATTCCCTGAGACTGGGGGATGTAGAGCAGGCGGTGGAGTATCTActtcatcccatcttcaaatttgatgatgctggctacgcggtgggaggggagagggtgccCACCCCATATTTTCCCAACAGTGCTGGACTGctgatggcggtggggatgatggctgggggttgggtggatgatgagggggtgaagTTGCCTGAGCAATGGGTTAGGGAGGGGGCGAGAGCTGAGGGGTTCGTGGTTGCTTTGTGA
- the MOB1 gene encoding Mitotic exit network component (COG:D; EggNog:ENOG503NYK1), protein MKATDEFEYLWQDSENYKRPTKMPAPAYIEQLMTWVQSNIDNESVLPSRIGVPFPKSFPALVRQIFKRMYRVYAHIYCHHYPVIRELGLEPHLNTSFKQYVLFIDEHNLASGKDFWGPLGDLVDSMLRSD, encoded by the exons ATGAAGGCCACGGATGAGTTTGAGTACTTGTGGCAAGACTCGGAGAACTACAAGCGACCAACGAAGATGCCAGCGCCGGCCTACATTGAGCAGCTCATGACTTGGGTTCAGAGCAATATTGACAATGAGTCTGTGCTTCCCAGCCGTATCG GCGTTCCATTCCCCAAGTCTTTCCCAGCTCTTGTGCGCCAAATCTTCAAGCGCATGTACCGTGTCTACGCGCACATCTACTGCCACCATTACCCAGTCATCCGAGAGCTCGGCCTGGAACCACACCTGAACACCAGCTTCAAGCAGTACGTCCTCTTCATTGATGAGCACAACTTGGCCAGCGGGAAGGACTTTTGGGGTCCTTTGGGGGATCTGGTGGACAGCATGTTGCGTAGTGACTAG
- the ATP5 gene encoding ATP synthase F0 subcomplex subunit OSCP atp5 (BUSCO:EOG09264KDO; COG:C; EggNog:ENOG503NXBK) — translation MFSRQAVLRAARSAAPQRAIQAQARTYAAAASNEKVKAPVSLFGLDGTYATALYTAAVKTSSLEPTAKGVTSLANLLAKDPKLVGILEAPTLSAADKSAIVSELTKSAGVSGETVKNLLAALAENNRLGLLPGVCAKFGELMSAARGEVEMVVTSAQPLDNKTLNRLESAVSKSSYVGDGKKLKVKNQVNPDIIGGLIVEVGERTIDLSVSAKLAKMNKLLTDTL, via the exons ATGTTCTCGCGACAGGCAGTGCTCCGCGCCGCGCGGTCCGCCGCCCCCCAGCGCGCCATCCAGGCCCAAGCCCGCACCTACGCTGCCGCTGCCTCCAAcgagaaggtcaaggctCCCGTCTCCCTCTTCGGCCTCGACGGCACCTATGCTACTGCTCTG TACACTGCCGCCGTCAagacctcctccctcgagcCCACCGCCAAAGGCGTGActtccctcgccaacctcctcgcgAAGGACCCCAAGCTCGTCGGCATCCTCGAGGCCCCtaccctctccgccgccgacaaGTCGGCCATTGTTTCCGAGCTCACGAAGAGCGCTGGCGTCTCTGGCGAGACTGTCAAGAACCTTTTGGCTGCTCTTGCTGAGAACAACCGCTTGGGCTTGCTGCCTGGTGTGTGCGCCAAGTTTGGCGAGCTGATGAGCGCTGCTcgtggtgaggttgagatggttGTTACCTCTGCTCAG CCCCTCGACAACAAGACCCTCAACCGCCTTGAGTCTGCCGTCTCCAAGTCCTCgtatgttggtgatggcaagaagctcaaggtcaagaaccAG GTCAACCCCGACATCATCGGCGGTCTCATCGTCGAGGTCGGCGAGAGAACAATCGACTTGTCCGTCTCCgccaagctggccaagatgaACAAGCTCCTTACTGACACCTTGTAA